A genomic stretch from Capricornis sumatraensis isolate serow.1 chromosome 4, serow.2, whole genome shotgun sequence includes:
- the SMARCC2 gene encoding SWI/SNF complex subunit SMARCC2 isoform X3 translates to MAVRKKDGGPNVKYYEAADTVTQFDNVRLWLGKNYKKYIQAEPPTNKSLSSLVVQLLQFQEEVFGKHVSNAPLTKLPIKCFLDFKAGGSLCHILAAAYKFKSDQGWRRYDFQNPSRMDRNVEMFMTIEKSLVQNNCLSRPNIFLCPEIEPKLLGKLKDIIKRHQGTVTEDKNSASHVVYPVPGNLEEEEWVRPVMKRDKQVLLHWGYYPDSYDTWIPASEIEASVEDAPTPEKPRKVHAKWILDTDTFNEWMNEEDYEVNDDKNPVSRRKKISAKTLTDEVNSPDSDRRDKKGGNYKKRKRSPSPSPTPEAKKKNAKKGPSTPYTKSKRGHREEEQEDLTKDMDEPSPVPNVEEVTLPKTDEQEDESMETTGKDEDENSTGNKGEQTKNPDLHEDNVTEQTHHIIIPSYAAWFDYNSVHAIERRALPEFFNGKNKSKTPEIYLAYRNFMIDTYRLNPQEYLTSTACRRNLAGDVCAIMRVHAFLEQWGLINYQVDAESRPTPMGPPPTSHFHVLADTPSGLVPLQPKTPQQNSASQQMLNFPDKGKEKPTDMQNFGLRTDMYTKKNVPSKSKAAASATREWTEQETLLLLEALEMYKDDWNKVSEHVGSRTQDECILHFLRLPIEDPYLEDSEASLGPLAYQPIPFSQSGNPVMSTVAFLASVVDPRVASAAAKSALEEFSKMKEEVPTALVEAHVRKVEEAAKVTGKADPAFGLESSGIAGTTSDEPERIEESGTDEARAEGQATEDKKEPKEPREGVGTVEEEAKEKTSEAPKKDDEKGKDGDSEKESEKSDGDPTADPEKEKEPKEGQEEVLNEVVESEGERKTKVERDIGEGNLSTAAAAALAAAAVKAKHLAAVEERKIKSLVALLVETQMKKLEIKLRHFEELETIMDREREALEYQRQQLLADRQAFHMEQLKYAEMRARQQHFQQMHQQQQQPPPALPPGSQPIPPPGAAGPPTVHGLAMAPASVAPAPAGSGAPPGSLGPSEQLGQAGSTVGPQQQPPAGAPQPGAVPPGVPPPGPHGPSPFPNQQTPPSMMPGAVPGSGHPGVAGNAPLGLPFGMPPPPPAPSIIPFGSLADSISINLPPPPNLHGHHHHLPFAPATLPPPNLPVSMANPLHPNLPATTTMPSSLPLGPGLGSAAAQSPAIVAAVQGNLLPSASPLPDPGTPLPPDPTAPSPGTVTPVPPPQ, encoded by the exons ATGGCGGTGCGGAAGAAGGACGGCGGCCCCAACGTGAAGTACTACGAGGCCGCGGACACCGTGACCCAGTTCGACAACGTGCGGCTGTGGCTCGGCAAGAACTATAAGAAG TATATACAAGCCGAACCACCCACCAACAAGTCCCTGTCTAGCCTGGTTGTACAGTTGCTACAATTTCAGGAAGAAGTTTTTGGCAAACATGTCAGCAATGCACCGCTCACTAAACTGCCG ATCAAATGTTTCCTAGATTTCAAAGCAGGAGGCTCCCTGTGCCACATACTTGCAGCTGCCTACAAATTCAAGAGTGACCAGGGATG GCGGCGTTACGATTTTCAGAATCCATCACGCATGGACCGCAACGTGGAAATGTTCATGACCATTGAGAAGTCCTTGGTGCAG AATAATTGCCTGTCTCGACCTAATATTTTTCTgtgcccagaaattgaacccaaacTGCtagggaaattaaaagacattatcAAGAGACATCAG GGAACAGTCACTGAGGATAAGAACAGTGCCTCCCACGTTGTGTATCCGGTTCCAGGGAACCTGGAGGAAG AGGAATGGGTACGGCCAGTCATGAAGAGGGATAAGCAGGTTCTTCTGCACTGGGGCTACTATCCTGACAG TTATGACACGTGGATCCCAGCCAGTGAAATTGAAGCGTCTGTGGAGGACGCTCCAACTCCTGAGAAACCTAGGAAG GTTCATGCAAAATGGATCCTGGACACAGACACCttcaatgaatggatgaatgaggaAGATTACGAAGTAAATGATGACAAAAACCCTGTCTCCCGCCGAAAGAAGATTTCAGCCAAGACGCTGACAGATGAG GTGAACAGCCCAGATTCGGACCGACGGGACAAGAAGGGGGGGAACTATAAGAAGAGGAAGCGCTCCCCCTCACCTTCACCGACCCCAGAAGCCAAGAAGAAGAATGCTAAGAAAGG TCCTTCAACACCTTACACCAAGTCAAAGCGAGGCCACAGAGAGGAGGAGCAAGAAGACCTGACAAAGGACATGGATGAGCCCTCACCGGTCCCCAATGTGGAAGAGGTGACATTGCCCAAGACAG ATGAACAAGAGGATGAAAGCATGGAGACCACGGGCAAG GATGAGGACGAGAACAGCACAGGCAACAAGGGAGAACAGACCAAGAACCCAGACCTGCATGAGGACAACGTGACTGAGCAGACCCACCACATCATCATCCCGAGCTATGCTGCCTGGTTTGACTACAACAG TGTTCACGCCATCGAACGGAGGGCTCTCCCTGAGTTCTTCAATGGCAAGAACAAGTCCAAGACTCCAGAAAT CTACCTGGCCTATCGGAACTTCATGATTGATACTTACCGGCTGAACCCCCAGGAGTATCTCACGTCCACCGCCTGTCGCAGGAACCTGGCGGGTGACGTCTGTGCCATCATGAG GGTCCATGCCTTCCTAGAACAGTGGGGTCTCATTAACTACCAGGTGGATGCCGAGAGTCGACCAACTCCCATGGGGCCTCCACCCACCTCTCACTTCCACGTCTTGGCAGACACACCATCTGGGCTGGTGCCACTGCAGCCCAAGACCCCGCAG CAGAACTCTGCTTCCCAGCAAATGCTCAACTTCCCTGACAAAGGCAAGGAGAAACCGACAGACATGCAGAATTTCGGTCTGCGCACAGACATGTACACGAAGAAGAACGTCCCCTCCAAG AGCAAAGCCGCGGCCAGTGCCACTCGAGAGTGGACGGAACAGGAGACCCTGCTGCTCCTGGAG gcacTGGAAATGTACAAAGATGACTGGAACAAAGTGTCAGAGCACGTGGGAAGCCGCACACAGGATGAATGCATCTTGCATTTTCTCCGACTTCCCATCGAAGACCCGTACCTGGAGGACTCAGAGGCCTCCCTGGGCCCCCTGGCCTACCAGCCCATCCCCTTCAGCCAGTCAGGCAACCCCGTGATGAGCACCGTTGCCTTCTTGGCCTCTGTCGTCGACCCTCGAGTGGCCTCAGCTGCTGCGAAGTCAGCCCTAG AAGAGTTCTCCAAAATGAAGGAAGAGGTACCCACAGCTTTGGTGGAGGCCCACGTTAGGAAAGTGGAAGAAGCCGCCAAAGTGACAGGCAAGGCAGACCCAGCCTTTGGTCTGGAAAGCAGTGGCATCGCAGGGACCACCTCCGATGAGCCGGAGAGGATCG AGGAGAGCGGGACTGATGAGGCACGGGCGGAGGGCCAGGCCACAGAGGATAAGAAGGAACCCAAG GAACCTCGAGAAGGAGTTGGGACTGTGGAGgaagaagcaaaggagaagaccAGTGAGGCACCCAAGAAGGACgatgagaaagggaaagatggcGACAGCGAGAAGGAGTCAGAAAAGAGTGATGGAGACCCGACAG CGGATCCTGAGAaggagaaggagcccaaggaagggcaggaggaggtGCTGAACGAAGTGGTGGAGTCAGAGGGGGAGAGGAAGACGAAGGTGGAGCGCGACATTGGCGAGGGCAACCTctccaccgccgccgccgccgccctggCTGCTGCCGCCGTGAAGGCCAAG CACTTGGCTGCCGTTGAGGAGAGGAAGATCAAATCTCTGGTGGCCCTGCTGGTAGAGACCCAGATGAAAAAGTTGGAAATCAAACTCCGGCACTTTGAGGAGCTAGAGACGATCATGGACCGGGAGCGAGAAGCA CTGGAGTACCAGAGGCAGCAGCTCTTGGCCGACAGACAAGCCTTCCACATGGAGCAGCTGAAGTACGCAGAGATGCGGGCCCGGCAGCAGCACTTCCAGCAGATGcaccaacagcagcagcagccaccaccAGCCCTGCCCCCGGGCTCCCAGCCTATCCCACCACCAGGCGCTGCTGGGCCACCCACTGTCCACGGCTTGGCCATGGCTCCAGCCTCTGTGGCCCCGGCTCCTGCGGGCagtggggcccctcctggaagcttGGGGCCCTCCGAACAGCTTGGGCAGGCAGGGTCAACTGTGGGGCCACAGCAGCAGCCACCAGCTGGAGCCCCCCAGCCTGGGGCCGTCCCACCAGGGGTACCCCCCCCTGGACCCCATG GCCCCTCACCGTTCCCCAACCAACAAACTCCTCCCTCAATGATGCCAGGGGCAGTGCCAGGCAGCGGGCACCCAGGCGTGGCGGGTAATGCTCCTTTGGGTTTGCCTTTTGGCATGCCGCCTCCCCCTCCTGCTCCATCCATCATCCCATTTGGTAGCCTAGCCGACTCCATCAGTATTAACCTCCCCCCTCCTCCTAACCTGCATGGgcatcaccaccatctcccgtTCGCCCCGGCCACTCTCCCCCCACCTAACCTGCCTGTGTCCATGGCGAACCCTCTACATCCTAACCTGCCGGCGACCACCACCATGCCATCTTCTTTGCCTCTTGGGCCGGGGCTCGGATCCGCCGCAGCCCAGAGCCCTGCCATTGTGGCAGCTGTTCAGGGCAACCTCCTGCCCAGTGCCAGCCCACTGCCAG ACCCAGGCACCCCCCTGCCTCCAGACCCCACGGCCCCGAGCCCAGGCACAGTCACCCCTGTGCCACCCCCACAGTGA